A window from Topomyia yanbarensis strain Yona2022 unplaced genomic scaffold, ASM3024719v1 HiC_scaffold_4, whole genome shotgun sequence encodes these proteins:
- the LOC131695425 gene encoding huntingtin-interacting protein K-like: MADQEEVNGIDDAGDKKQKKASKHDSGAADLERVTDYAEEKEITSKEITNAANMFEEKRIKENEEKLAKERELQKVHVKKEDIELIIKEMEISRSKAEETLRVHRGDVVAALEALTN, encoded by the exons ATGGCCGATCAGGAAGAAGTCAACGGTATCGATGATGCTGGCGATAAGAAACAAAAGAAAGCCTCCAAACACGATAGCGGGGCAGCGGATCTTGAGCGAGTGACTGACTATGCCGAGGAAAAAGAAATCACATCCAAGGAGATCACTAAT GCGGCTAATATGTTTGAGGAAAAGCGAATCAAGGAAAACGAGGAAAAATTAGCCAAAGAACGAGAACTTCAGAAAGTGCACGTTAAAAAAGAGGATATAGAGCTGATA ATAAAGGAGATGGAAATTAGTCGGTCGAAAGCGGAGGAAACATTGCGGGTACATCGAGGTGATGTTGTTGCTGCCTTGGAGGCTCTGACAAACTAG
- the LOC131695459 gene encoding zinc finger protein 830-like — translation MSAAFRLAKKKYTQQDLRRIMNETKAGSGKQTDTTTKKIDSPLAKYNEAGQLTCVLCRSIVRSEAVWKVHINSKQHKENIEEAKKLKNKTAQSASAAAQLKSQPTPGSTPPPPGAFKRPSSPSVSQINANSSKKLKGILKHSTNEPKHPDAGVLPEDFFESGAPIRKDLVNIRLPSGSRLKEETKETEAVPVEPPLEDEKIPEGFFDDPKADAKARNIEYKDPNDEEWDRFQKEIKEATTESMAIISEEQEESTVERQISEIDEQIRNWSRVLSLEKKKDEVRHRTATALEAGERMVNVKKEKRERDSEDEDDDGDFDEFPDWRAKKSFK, via the exons ATGTCAGCTGCGTTCAGATTGGCAAAGAAAAAATATACGCAGCAAGATCTGCGGCGGATTATGAATGAAACTAAAGCTGGTTCTGGAAAACAGACGGATACTACGACTAAAAAGATCGATTCTCCACTGGCTAA GTACAACGAGGCCGGTCAACTCACTTGTGTTTTGTGTCGATCGATTGTCCGCTCGGAAGCTGTGTGGAAGGTTCACATCAACTCAAAACAACACAAGGAAAACATCGAGGAAGCCAagaaactgaaaaataaaaCGGCACAATCTGCATCTGCTGCTGCCCAGTTAAAATCACAACCAACTCCAGGATCAACTCCACCACCACCTGGTGCCTTCAAGCGACCATCATCACCTTCAGTCTCCCAGATAAATGCCAACAGTAGCAAGAAGCTGAAAGGAATTCTGAAACATTCGACCAATGAGCCGAAACATCCCGATGCTGGCGTTCTTCCTGAGGATTTTTTCGAATCAGGTGCACCCATCAGAAAAGATCTAGTCAACATTCGACTGCCGAGCGGCAGTAGGCTGAAAGAGGAAACTAAAGAAACGGAAGCAGTCCCGGTAGAGCCCCCGCTGGAAGATGAAAAGATCCCGGAGGGTTTCTTCGATGATCCGAAGGCGGACGCGAAGGCGAGGAACATCGAGTACAAGGATCCTAACGATGAGGAGTGGGATCGCTTCCAGAAGGAAATCAAGGAAGCAACGACCGAATCGATGGCTATCATCAGTGAGGAGCAGGAGGAATCTACGGTTGAGCGCCAGATAAGCGAAATCGATGAACAGATTCGGAACTGGTCACGGGTGCTGAGTTTGGAGAAGAAGAAGGATGAGGTAAGACACAGGACGGCGACGGCACTGGAAGCCGGCGAAAGGATGGTCAATGTGAAGAAGGAGAAACGCGAGCGTGACAGTGAGGATGAAGATGATGACGGGGATTTTGACGAGTTTCCGGACTGGAGAGCGAAAAAGTCGTTCAAATGA